The following proteins come from a genomic window of Clostridia bacterium:
- a CDS encoding ABC transporter ATP-binding protein, translated as MGILEVHNLKKMYGSYMGIEDVSFSVPEGQIYGFIGPNGSGKSTTIRILMNFIFPTSGNAYIFGQDVTKLDEEIKKNVGYVPAESVFYKDYNPLEIFRYSAQLRGCSMQRVGELIDLFELDTRKKGKQLSFGNAKKVSIILAVMHSPKLLIMDEPTSGLDPVMQQRFFDLLEREKARGATVLLSTHILSDVQKVCDNAAIIRKGKIVDVIDVKQLSKEKGDLQETFMQYYI; from the coding sequence ATGGGTATACTTGAAGTGCATAATCTTAAGAAAATGTATGGCTCATATATGGGCATAGAAGATGTGTCGTTTTCTGTCCCCGAAGGACAAATTTACGGCTTCATTGGTCCTAACGGTTCGGGGAAATCTACTACAATTCGAATTCTTATGAATTTTATCTTTCCCACATCTGGCAATGCTTATATCTTTGGACAAGATGTGACTAAACTTGATGAAGAAATCAAAAAGAATGTTGGATATGTTCCTGCCGAATCGGTTTTTTATAAAGATTATAATCCGTTGGAAATTTTCAGATATTCAGCTCAACTTCGCGGATGTTCTATGCAAAGAGTTGGTGAGTTAATTGATTTGTTTGAGCTTGATACAAGAAAAAAAGGCAAGCAGTTGTCTTTTGGAAATGCAAAAAAAGTTAGCATAATATTGGCAGTAATGCATAGCCCTAAATTGCTTATTATGGATGAACCTACGAGCGGTCTTGATCCTGTGATGCAGCAAAGATTTTTTGACCTTTTGGAAAGAGAAAAAGCTCGTGGAGCAACAGTGCTTCTTTCTACTCATATTTTGAGCGATGTCCAAAAAGTTTGTGACAATGCTGCTATTATTAGAAAAGGTAAAATAGTAGATGTTATTGATGTAAAGCAGCTATCTAAAGAAAAAGGCGATTTGCAAGAAACCTTTATGCAATATTATATCTAA
- a CDS encoding ABC transporter permease, which produces MQNTNQNYNKYINPALIKGTIKQSRKFLIIFLSVILGFTFLALLLYMAIRNIKDPAIGVISNMDILQYYISDSHSDSLLMGLIFTGIVAMAALLKDERKNTTEFLFAHPISRKKMFFTQMISFVSILFIFSFIIMAGSFLFLIIFNRFKIDFDVGQYFVFHAGLFLTNILYGFFMYGLASVMKGKNYLAPAICIGVGMYLLYYLFIILAAALQSIAPWVQKLDCLFVINILKVDTFSGVTKGYMTFRWQPILVWSLLAIALNVWGYFRYQKKDLNCA; this is translated from the coding sequence ATGCAAAATACAAATCAAAATTATAATAAATATATTAATCCTGCCTTAATTAAGGGAACGATAAAACAAAGCAGAAAATTTTTGATTATATTCCTTTCTGTAATATTGGGATTTACTTTTCTTGCGCTTTTATTGTATATGGCAATTAGAAACATAAAAGATCCTGCTATAGGCGTAATTTCAAACATGGATATTTTGCAGTATTATATAAGTGACAGTCATTCGGATTCTCTGCTTATGGGATTGATATTTACAGGCATTGTAGCTATGGCTGCATTGTTAAAAGATGAGAGAAAAAATACTACTGAATTTTTGTTTGCTCATCCAATTTCCCGCAAAAAAATGTTTTTTACCCAAATGATATCCTTTGTGTCCATACTATTTATATTTAGCTTTATCATAATGGCAGGATCATTTTTATTCTTGATAATCTTTAACCGTTTCAAGATTGATTTTGATGTTGGACAATATTTTGTTTTCCATGCAGGATTGTTTTTAACTAACATTTTATATGGATTTTTCATGTACGGTCTAGCAAGCGTAATGAAGGGAAAAAACTACCTAGCGCCTGCAATTTGTATAGGTGTAGGAATGTATCTGTTATATTATCTATTTATTATTTTAGCTGCCGCTTTACAATCTATCGCACCTTGGGTTCAAAAGTTAGATTGCCTCTTTGTAATCAATATATTAAAAGTAGATACTTTTTCTGGCGTTACTAAAGGTTACATGACATTTAGATGGCAGCCTATTTTGGTGTGGAGCTTACTAGCTATAGCCCTTAATGTTTGGGGATACTTTAGATATCAGAAAAAAGATTTGAAT